In Drosophila nasuta strain 15112-1781.00 chromosome 2R, ASM2355853v1, whole genome shotgun sequence, a single genomic region encodes these proteins:
- the LOC132785106 gene encoding membrane alanyl aminopeptidase-like gives MKGSIVGLWLLTAVITLNPIANSEVVGYRLSRYIRPSFYNLSINIQDDASNPGTTFNGEVAITLQSNQSNLLEITLHKRLLNITRCLLYNKDGRLQQGIAASQLRYDNETELLTVALLQPLIANANYTLYFKYSGKVQSDTLGLFSKENWNSGNSSARAHKVFLTQFESIDARFVFPCFDEPAFKAKFQLHIGRPSGYYAVSNTRLIQTTNEGNHYFVDHFDVTPTMSTYLVAFLISNYQARGNISDFAVLSSPEHYNKTEFSYNVGKRVVMAFNELFPISYKQLGNDVLLFASVPSFDIVGMENWGLIFYSEELLVQKPGYTDGFVHKEFTCRMIAHEMAHMWFGNSVTLSWWSHFWLNAGFARLYEILVTHKLYPEYHLDQQFVIHLQTIFDEDAMNSSQPLSSSESSIQTESEFEELFGSFSYEKCASIIRMWRSAMGAVNFDNTINSYLKQYHLKNTNPSDLFAHLKQNWPAQPEVVLDTFFSDFTEQVGYPMVIVNITQDNQKIILRQKRFLYNYDDGSDATLRYTIPITFATNVKNTFDNLTPYTYFDKNNTTVEIFFKEPIEWIILNLKQTSYYRVLYDKPILAQLKLALSKNGHSSIPVENRAQIIDDLFNFAHPGMIDYVDVFEFLEYLKNEFDYVPWYAAYKGLIRVSQRLTPHQLPYFAKYLNNITSAVFAKLTVKSNSNDTVMDVYNRQLQVSLLCKYQNTECNNQVKLNFEADLEKPSPDYRETFLLCSSTHNRLCPNPRSIFKIVENKTVGVTQMYEENPDLITPILSMLAENITKWSNFLGDSWETLVMLNKMSESFTTVEQANLFAELIDKNSEFFGTDVEVLESALERVKKNLDIELALSMKGSGIGMRLLAAAVISLLIATSDCAGYRLSNNVWPSFYNLTINIQGDTTNPGSTFDGEVAITLQTNQSNLQEITLHKDALDISSCSLYNQNGLLQQSVATASLIFDQETQQLTVPLSQALTANVNYTLHFQFTGTVRTDLVGLFSASYVEPESGKTKWVLLTQMQRINARLVFPCFDEPALKAQFEVHIGRPNGFNSISNTRLKATTSDAANNRYVDHFEVTPLMSTYLLAFVISEYSRVQGDTELALYSRPENINKTTFSYKVGQQALAAYNEIFQLPYKQLGNDVLQFTSSPRFPHNGMENWGLIIYSDAVLVQDAGYTDGLKDLEFTTRIVVHEVSHMWFGDSVTFSWWSYFWLNEAFARYYEYFMTHLLSPEYQLDQQFVVRQLQLILRTDAVASTQPMTSLEANVQTPAQIANKFSSIAYAKGASIVRMWRNIMGGENFEKSINSYLKEYHLNSTKPSDLFAHLKQNWPAQPAVDLDEFFTDYTEQEGYPMITVNFTEENHRAVLRQKRFLSNPGDGSNATILYTIPITFATNLKPNFQNMTPGIYFRKNITQVQLNSQNPLDWIILNVQQSNYYRVLYDTPILNNIQLALTQSDHSSIAVENRAQLIDDLFNFAYAKMLDYAEVFQFIEYMSKEVHYIPWYAAYTGMERVAKRLTPHQLTNFEKYLKDITAAVYAKLTVNSRDYDVPLDVYNREMQVSWLCKYQNTACNNDVKISFEGNVEQPSPDYRETFYCAAARTTGYARVLELYQKETNSAERELLWRAASCTREYRNHYTTQILGNSTTVAQKTTGLAQMYEQNPDLISAIFSMITEDIQLLYAALGSWSTTAEVLSDLADYFTTSEQEQQFSEFIDKNSALFGDSASTLKTAQSTVSTNLQWADQRLGKLVNFLASRNSAAGLTIATTLLMLMSTLISLLLK, from the exons ATGAAAGGTTCTATTGTCGGATTGTGGCTGCTAACCGCAGTTATTACATTGAATCCGATAGCCAATTCAGAGGTTGTCGGTTATCGTCTAAGCAGATACATACGCCCATCGTTTTATAATTTATCTATCAATATCCAAGACGATGCATCGAATCCGGGCACAACGTTTAATGGCGAAGTCGCCATAACTCTGCAGTCGAATCAGAGCAACTTACTGGAAATAACTTTACATAAAAGGCTTCTTAATATAACACGCTGCTTGCTATACAATAAGGATGGTCGCCTGCAACAAGGTATTGCAGCTAGTCAACTGCGGTATGACAATGAGACTGAACTGCTGACAGTGGCTCTTTTGCAGCCATTGATTGCTAATGCAAACTACACGTTGTACTTTAAGTACTCAGGGAAAGTACAATCTGATACGTTAGGTCTATTTTCAAAGGAAAACTGGAACTCTGGGAACTCTAGTGCCAGAGCTCACAAAGTGTTTTTAACACAATTCGAATCTATAGATGCCCGATTTGTATTTCCCTGTTTTGATGAACCTGCATTCAAGGCAAAGTTTCAGCTTCACATTGGTCGACCAAGTGGCTATTATGCCGTCAGCAACACTAGATtgatacaaacaacaaatgaggG CAATCATTATTTTGTGGATCACTTTGACGTAACTCCCACCATGTCCACATATCTAGTCGCCTTTCTAATATCAAACTATCAGGCTCGAGGCAATATTAGCGACTTTGCTGTTTTATCATCGCCGGAACATTACAATAAGACAGAGTTCAGTTACAATGTTGGAAAACGCGTAGTGATGGCATTCAATGAACTATTCCCCATATCATATAAACAATTGGGAAATGACGTCCTACTTTTTGCGAGTGTACCTTCGTTTGATATCGTCGGCATGGAGAATTGGGGCCTCATATTTTACAG CGAAGAACTACTGGTGCAAAAACCCGGCTACACTGACGGTTTTGTGCACAAAGAGTTTACTTGCCGAATGATTGCACATGAGATGGCCCACATGTGGTTTGGAAACAGTGTCACCTTATCCTGGTGGAGTCATTTCTGGTTAAATGCAGGATTTGCCCGTTTGTATGAGATCCTCGTCACACATAAg CTCTACCCAGAATATCATTTGGATCAACAGTTTGTTATACATCTTCAGACGATATTTGATGAAGACGCTATGAATAGTTCCCAACCATTAAGTAGTTCCGAATCGAGCATACAAACAGAATCTGAATTTGAAGAACTTTTCGGAAGTTTTTCATATGAAAAGTGTGCTAGCATTATTCGAATGTGGCGAAGCGCAATGGGAGCCGTCAACTTTGATAACACAATTAATAGTTACCTGAAGCAATA tcatttaaaaaacacaaatccCAGCGATTTGTTCGCTCATCTCAAGCAAAACTGGCCAGCTCAACCTGAAGTTGTTTTGGATACGTTCTTTTCCGACTTCACGGAGCAGGTGGGCTACCCAATGGTCATTGTGAACATCACCCAGGATaaccaaaaaataattctACGCCAAAAACGTTTTCTGTATAATTATGATGACGGTAGTGATGCCACTTTACGTTACACCATTCCAATTACGTTCGCCACGAATGTGAAGAACACATTTGATAATCTAACACCTTACACGTACTTCGATAAGAATAACACTACGGTTGAGATCTTTTTCAAGGAACCCATTGAATGGATAATCTTGAACCTTAAGCAAACTAGTTACTATCGAGTGCTCTACGACAAACCAATTCTTGCCCAACTTAAACTGGCCCTCTCCAAGAACGGACACAGTTCAATTCCAGTTGAAAATCGTGCACAGATTATTGACGATCTCTTCAACTTTGCTCACCCTGGAATGATTGATTACGTGGATGTGTTTGAATTTTTAGAGTATTTGAAAAACGAATTCGATTATGTTCCGTGGTATGCTGCCTACAAAGGTTTGATAAGGGTATCGCAACGATTAACCCCACATCAATTGCCCTATTTCGCGAAATATCTTAATAATATTACATCCGCGGTCTTCGCCAAGCTAACTGTCAAATCGAATAGCAACGATACAGTAATGGATGTGTATAATCGACAATTGCAAGTGTCTCTCCTCtgtaaataccaaaataccgAATGCAATAACCAAGTAAAACTTAATTTTGAGGCGGATCTCGAGAAGCCTTCCCCAGATTATCGTGAAACCTTTTTACTGTGCAGCAGCACGCACAACAGGTTATGCCCGAATCCTCGATCTATATT CAAGATTGTTGAGAATAAGACCGTTGGCGTGACACAGATGTATGAGGAGAATCCCGATTTAATTACACCCATTTTATCCATGCTAGCAGAGAACATTACGAAGTGGAGCAATTT TTTGGGCGATTCATGGGAAACGTTAGTAATGTTGAATAAAATGTCTGAGTCCTTCACAACCGTGGAGCAGGCAAATCTATTCGCTGAATTGATCGATAAAAATTCGGAATTCTTTGGTACAGACGTTGAAGTGCTTGAATCCGCTCTGGAAAGAGTAAAAAAGAACCTAGA TATTGAGCTTGCTCTCAGCATGAAAGGTTCTGGCATCGGAATGCGGCTTCTGGCCGCCGCTGTCATATCACTTCTGATAGCCACTTCGGACTGTGCCGGTTATCGTCTCAGCAACAACGTATGGCCATCGTTCTACAACTTAACCATTAATATACAAGGCGATACCACAAATCCGGGCAGCACATTCGATGGAGAAGTCGCAATAACTTTGCAGACAAATCAGAGCAACTTACAGGAAATTACACTCCACAAAGATGCGCTAGACATCTCAAGCTGTTCGCTCTATAACCAGAATGGTCTCTTACAACAGAGTGTGGCAACGGCTTCGCTGATATTTGACCAAGAGACACAACAGCTGACAGTGCCGCTGTCTCAAGCGCTGACTGCCAACGTGAATTATACGCTGCACTTTCAGTTCACAGGGACTGTAAGAACTGATTTGGTTGGCTTATTCTCGGCCAGCTATGTGGAGCCAGAGAGTGGCAAGACCAAATGGGTTCTGCTGACACAGATGCAGCGCATCAATGCCCGGCTTGTGTTTCCCTGCTTCGATGAGCCAGCCCTTAAGGCACAGTTTGAAGTACACATTGGGCGACCAAATGGCTTCAACTCGATCAGCAACACTCGAttgaaagcaacaacaagcgatGCAGC tAATAATCGCTATGTGGATCACTTTGAAGTGACGCCTTTGATGTCGACCTATCTCTTGGCATTTGTTATCTCCGAGTATTCCCGAGTACAGGGAGACACAGAGTTGGCTCTATATTCACGGCCAGAGAATATTAACAAGACAACATTCAGTTACAAGGTTGGACAACAAGCGCTGGCCGCCTACAATGAGATATTCCAACTACCATACAAACAACTGGGAAATGATGTGCTGCAATTCACGAGCTCGCCTCGTTTTCCCCACAACGGCATGGAGAACTGGGGTCTTATCATTTACAG CGACGCTGTGCTGGTGCAGGATGCTGGCTATACTGACGGCCTCAAGGATCTGGAGTTCACCACTCGCATCGTTGTGCATGAGGTGTCCCATATGTGGTTTGGCGACAGTGTCACCTTCTCCTGGTGGAGCTACTTTTGGCTCAACGAAGCCTTTGCCCGCTACTACGAGTACTTCATGACTCACCTCCTGAGTCCAGAGTATCAGTTGGATCAACAGTTTGTTGTGCGACAACTGCAGTTAATCTTACGCACAGATGCCGTGGCCAGCACACAACCCATGACCAGTCTGGAGGCAAATGTGCAAACTCCTGCTCAGATTGCCAACAAGTTCAGCAGCATCGCTTATGCCAAAGGCGCTAGCATCGTTCGCATGTGGCGGAATATTATGGGAGGCGAAAACTTTGAGAAGTCCATCAACAGCTATCTAAAAGAATA cCACTTGAATTCTACCAAGCCCAGCGATTTGTTTGCCCATCTTAAGCAAAATTGGCCAGCTCAGCCTGCAGTAGATTTGGATGAGTTCTTTACCGACTACACGGAACAGGAAGGTTATCCCATGATCACAGTGAACTTCACCGAGGAGAATCACCGAGCTGTGCTAAGACAGAAACGCTTTTTATCCAATCCTGGAGATGGCAGCAATGCCACAATTCTCTACACTATTCCGATAACATTTGCGACGAATTTGAAGCCCAACTTCCAAAACATGACGCCTGGGATTTATTTCAGAAAAAATATAACTCAGGTTCAATTGAATTCCCAGAATCCACTCGACTGGATCATACTAAATGTCCAGCAATCCAATTACTATCGTGTGCTCTACGACACTCCGATTTTGAACAACATTCAACTGGCTTTGACTCAGTCTGATCACAGTTCCATTGCCGTTGAGAATCGTGCCCAGCTCATCGATGATCTTTTTAACTTTGCCTATGCCAAAATGTTGGATTACGCCGAGGTCTTCCAGTTTATTGAGTATATGAGCAAGGAAGTCCATTACATTCCCTGGTATGCGGCCTACACTGGCATGGAGCGTGTGGCAAAGCGTTTAACGCCACATCAGCTGACAAATTTCGAGAAATATCTGAAGGACATTACAGCGGCGGTCTACGCAAAGCTAACTGTCAATTCAAGGGACTACGATGTTCCGCTGGATGTGTACAACCGAGAGATGCAAGTGTCCTGGCTGTGCAAATATCAAAATACCGCTTGCAACAACGACGTGAAGATCAGCTTTGAGGGGAACGTGGAGCAACCATCGCCAGACTATCGTGAAACCTTCTACTGTGCAGCTGCTCGCACCACGGGCTATGCTCGAGTGCTGGAGTTGTACCAGAAGGAAACAAATAGTGCTGAGAGGGAGCTGCTTTGGAGAGCTGCCAGCTGCACGAGGGAATATCGCAATCACTACACGACACAGATACTGGGCAACTCGACAACAGTGGCTCAAAAGACAACAGGTTTGGCGCAGATGTATGAACAGAATCCCGATTTGATCAGTGCCATATTCTCAATGATCACTGAGGATATTCAGCTGTTGTATGCAGC TTTGGGCAGCTGGTCAACCACAGCTGAAGTGCTGAGCGATTTGGCCGATTACTTTACAACAtcagagcaagagcaacaattCTCCGAATTCATAGACAAAAACTCGGCGCTATTTGGTGATTCGGCCTCAACATTGAAGACAGCTCAGAGCACAGTGAGCACAAATCTGCAATGGGCAGATCAGCGTTTGGGCAAATTAGTCAATTTTTTGGCATCAAGAAATAGCGCCGCTGGACTCACGATAGCCACAACTTTGCTAATGCTGATGTCGACTTTAATAAGTTTATTGTTGAAGTAG
- the LOC132785105 gene encoding LOW QUALITY PROTEIN: aminopeptidase Ey-like (The sequence of the model RefSeq protein was modified relative to this genomic sequence to represent the inferred CDS: deleted 1 base in 1 codon): protein MENWGLIIFSEEMLIHRPGYTDGLKNKECTIRMIAHEIAHMWFGNSVTLSWWSHFWLNEGFARFYEIFTTDQIYHYKYHMEEQFVVDYLQRILEKDAVAASLPLTSPEITIQSFDEIDTQANFFAYEKGASIIRMWRNLMGSDNFNKSINSYLKQYHLKNTNPRDLFAHLKQNWPSQPEVDLDTFFSDFTEQVGYPMVIVNITQDNQKIILHQKRFLYDYEDGSDATLRYTIPITFTTNLDQSYYNLTPYTYFNKNDTTVEISFENPIEWIIINQKQSNYYRVFYDQPILTQIKQLFSTSRSRRIPATTKAQIIDDLFNFAYAGMIDYADVFEYLEYLRYEFNYVPWNAAYHGMERVVQRLTPQQLPYFEKYLSNITTGIFNELSAKSSSSDSVMDVYNRVLHVSWLCKYQNTNCNKQVELLFLGNLEKPSPDYRKTFYCAVSRTDAHARLWELYNNEIDSDDKNLILRSISCSRDYRTYIKLELFHLIPYSKQPKYLKEVYQQNPDLIDPIFSMISENIDVFVARLGKYEMIEVLSDMVDYFTTREQEEQFTNFMDRNIYRFGESAQTLKETFLTTIRKNLEWTEQRLGNELAFIMKGSIVGLWLLTAVITLNLIANSEIVGYRLSSYIRPSFYNLSINIQDDASNPGTTFNGEVAITLQSNQSNLLEITLHKELLNITRCLLYNKDGRLQQDIAAGQLRMQTTRCTLSTQGKVQSDTLGLFSKENWNAGNSSTRAHKEFLFLTQFELNDARFVFPCFDEPAFKASFSFTLGRPSGYNAVSNTRLMETTNEGKNYFVDHFEVTPIMSTYLVAFLISNYQARGNISDFAVLSSPEHYNKTEFSYNVGKRVVAAFNELFPISYKQLGNDVLLFASVPSFDIVGMENWGLIFYSEELLVQKPGYTDGFVHKEFTCRMIAHEMAHMWFGNSVTLSWWSHFWLNAGFARLYEILVTHQLYPEYHLDQQFVIHLQTIFDEDAMNSSQPLSSSESSIQTESEFEELFGSFSYEKGASIIRMWRSAMGAVNFDNSINSYLKQYHLKNTNPSDLFAHLKLNWPAQPEVVLDTFFSDFTEQVGYPMVIVNITQDNQKIILRQKRFLYNYDDGSDATLRYTIPITFATNVKNTFDNLTPYTYFDKNNTTVEIFFKEPIEWIILNLKQTSYYRVLYDKPILAQLKLALSKNGHSSIPVENRAQIIDDLFSFALAGMIDYVDVFKFLEYLKNEFDYVPWYAAYRGLLGVSQRLTPHQLPYFAKYLNNITSAVFAKLTVKSNSDDTVMDVYNRQLQVSLLCKYQNTECNNQVKLNFEADLEKPSPDYRETFYCAAARTTGYARILDLYSNESDLEEKHMLWRALSCTRDYRAHYNNMVFNSKIVENKTVGVTQMYEENPDLITPILSMLAENITKWSNFLGDSWETLVMLNKMSESFTTVEQANLFAELIDKNSEFFGTDVEVLESALERVKKNLEWAKQRLSNLNNYLRRK from the exons ATGGAGAATTGGGGCCTTATTATTTTTAG TGAAGAAATGCTGATCCATAGACCTGGTTACACTGACGGTCTCAAAAACAAGGAGTGTACAATTCGTATGATTGCACATGAAATAGCTCATATGTGGTTTGGAAATAGTGTTACCTTATCCTGGTGGAGTCATTTCTGGTTAAATGAAGGCTTTGCTCGATTTTACGAGATCTTTACGACCGATCAG ATCTACCACTATAAATATCACATGGAAGAACAGTTTGTTGTAGATTATCTTCAGAGAATCCTTGAAAAGGATGCAGTGGCTGCTTCTTTGCCCTTAACTAGTCCCGAAATAACCATACAATCTTTTGATGAAATCGACACGCAGGCCAACTTCTTTGCATATGAAAAGGGTGCCAGCATCATTCGAATGTGGCGAAATTTAATGGGAAGcgacaacttcaacaaatctATCAACAGTTACCTGAAGCAATA CcatttaaaaaacacaaatccCAGAGATTTGTTCGCTCATCTCAAGCAAAATTGGCCATCTCAGCCAGAAGTTGATTTGGATACGTTCTTTTCAGACTTCACGGAGCAGGTGGGCTACCCAATGGTCATTGTGAACATCACCCAGGATAACCAAAAAATAATCCTACACCAAAAACGTTTTCTATATGATTATGAAGACGGTAGTGATGCCACCTTACGTTATACCATTCCAATTACCTTCACAACGAATCTGGATCAAAGCTATTATAATCTGACACCTTACACGTACTTCAATAAGAATGATACTACAGttgaaatttcttttgaaaatcCCATTGAATGGATTATCATAAACCAAAAGCAATCCAACTACTATCGAGTTTTTTACGATCAACCAATTCTCAcccaaattaaacaattattttccACATCTAGAAGCCGACGTATCCCAGCTACGACTAAGGCACAAATCATTGATGATCTCTTTAACTTTGCATACGCTGGAATGATCGATTATGCAGATGTCTTCGAATACTTAGAATATTTGAGATACGAATTCAATTATGTTCCCTGGAACGCAGCCTACCACGGTATGGAGAGAGTAGTTCAGCGATTAACACCACAACAGCTGCCTTATTTTGAGAAATACCTTTCAAATATTACAACTGGGATTTTTAATGAACTATCAGCAAAATCAAGCAGCTCTGATAGCGTGATGGATGTCTATAATCGAGTCTTGCATGTATCATGGCTGTGTAAATACCAGAATACCAATTGTAATAAGCAAGTGGAACTTCTTTTTCTGGGAAATCTTGAAAAGCCATCCCCAGACTATCGAAAGACATTTTACTGTGCAGTTTCACGAACGGATGCTCATGCTCGCCTGTGGGAGTTATATAATAATGAGATCGATTCTGATGATAAGAATCTAATATTGCGATCTATTAGCTGTTCAAGGGACTATAGAACATATATCAAACTCGAATTATTCCATTTAATACCTTATTCCAAACAACCAAAATACTTGAAAGAGGTCTATCAACAAAATCCAGATTTAATTGATCCCATATTTTCTATGATAAGTGAGAACATCGATGTGTTTGTTGCCAG ATTGGGCAAGTATGAGATGATCGAAGTCCTAAGTGATATGGTTGATTACTTTACGACGCGGGAGCAAGAAGAGCAGTTCACAAACTTTATGGACAGAAATATTTACAGATTTGGTGAATCGGCACAAACTCTCAAAGAAACATTTTTGACAACAATACGAAAAAATCTGGAATGGACAGAGCAGAGATTGGGCAA CGAGTTAGCTTTCATTATGAAAGGTTCTATTGTCGGATTGTGGCTGCTAACCGCAGTTATTACATTAAATCTGATAGCTAATTCAGAGATTGTCGGTTATCGTCTAAGCAGTTACATTCGCCCATCGTTTTACAATTTATCTATCAATATCCAAGACGATGCATCGAATCCGGGCACAACGTTTAATGGCGAAGTCGCCATAACTCTGCAGTCGAATCAGAGCAACTTACTGGAAATAACTCTACATAAAGAGCTTCTTAATATAACGCGCTGCTTGCTATACAATAAGGATGGACGCCTGCAACAGGATATTGCAGCTGGTCAACTACG AATGCAAACTACACGTTGTACTTTAAGTACTCAGGGGAAAGTACAATCTGATACGTTAGGTCTATTTTCAAAGGAAAACTGGAACGCTGGGAACTCTAGTACCAGAGCTCACAaagagtttttatttttaacacaaTTCGAATTAAATGATGCCCGATTTGTATTTCCCTGTTTTGATGAACCTGCATTTAAGGCA AGTTTCAGCTTCACATTGGGACGACCAAGTGGCTATAATGCCGTCAGCAACACTAGATTGATGGAAACAACAAATGAGGG CAAAAATTACTTTGTAGATCACTTTGAAGTAACTCCCATCATGTCCACATATCTAGTCGCCTTTCTAATATCCAACTATCAGGCTCGAGGCAATATTAGCGACTTTGCTGTTTTATCATCGCCGGAACATTACAATAAGACAGAGTTCAGTTACAATGTTGGAAAACGCGTAGTAGCGGCATTCAATGAACTATTCCCCATATCATATAAACAATTGGGAAATGACGTCCTACTTTTTGCGAGTGTACCTTCGTTTGATATCGTCGGCATGGAGAATTGGGGCCTCATATTTTACAG CGAAGAACTACTGGTGCAAAAACCCGGGTACACTGACGGTTTTGTGCACAAAGAGTTTACATGCCGAATGATTGCACATGAGATGGCCCACATGTGGTTTGGAAACAGTGTCACCTTATCCTGGTGGAGTCATTTCTGGTTAAATGCAGGATTTGCCCGTTTGTATGAGATCCTCGTTACACATCAa CTCTACCCAGAATATCATTTGGATCAACAGTTTGTTATACATCTTCAGACGATATTTGATGAAGACGCTATGAATAGTTCCCAACCATTAAGTAGTTCCGAATCGAGCATACAAACAGAATCTGAATTTGAAGAACTTTTCGGAAGTTTTTCATATGAAAAGGGTGCTAGCATTATTCGAATGTGGCGAAGCGCAATGGGAGCCGTCAACTTTGATAACTCAATTAATAGTTACCTGAAGCAATA tcatttaaaaaacacaaatccCAGCGATTTGTTCGCTCATCTCAAGCTAAACTGGCCAGCTCAACCTGAAGTTGTTTTGGATACGTTCTTTTCCGACTTCACGGAGCAGGTGGGCTACCCAATGGTCATTGTGAACATCACCCAGGATaaccaaaaaataattctACGCCAAAAACGTTTTCTGTATAATTATGATGACGGTAGTGATGCCACTTTACGTTATACCATTCCAATTACGTTCGCCACGAATGTGAAGAACACATTTGATAATCTAACACCTTACACGTACTTCGATAAGAATAACACTACGGTTGAGATCTTTTTCAAGGAACCCATTGAATGGATAATCTTGAACCTTAAGCAAACTAGTTACTATCGAGTGCTCTACGACAAACCAATTCTTGCCCAACTTAAACTGGCCCTCTCCAAGAACGGACACAGTTCAATTCCAGTTGAAAATCGTGCACAGATTATTGACGATCTCTTCAGCTTTGCTCTCGCTGGAATGATTGATTACGTGGAtgtgtttaaatttttagAGTATTTGAAAAACGAATTCGATTATGTTCCGTGGTATGCTGCCTACAGAGGATTGCTGGGGGTATCGCAACGATTAACCCCACATCAATTGCCCTATTTCGCGAAATATCTTAATAATATTACATCCGCGGTCTTCGCTAAGCTAACTGTCAAATCGAATAGCGACGATACAGTAATGGATGTGTATAATCGACAATTGCAAGTGTCTCTCCTCtgtaaataccaaaataccgAATGCAATAACCAAGTAAAACTTAATTTTGAGGCGGATCTCGAGAAGCCTTCCCCAGATTATCGTGAAACCTTTTACTGTGCAGCAGCACGCACAACAGGTTATGCCCGAATCCTCGATCTATATTCTAATGAAAGTGACTTGGAGGAGAAACATATGCTATGGCGTGCTTTAAGTTGTACGAGAGATTATCGTGCACATTACAATAACATGGTATTTAACAGCAAGATTGTTGAGAATAAGACCGTTGGCGTGACACAGATGTATGAGGAGAATCCCGATTTAATTACACCCATTTTATCCATGCTAGCAGAGAACATTACGAAGTGGAGCAATTT TTTGGGCGATTCATGGGAAACGTTAGTAATGTTGAATAAAATGTCTGAGTCCTTCACAACCGTGGAGCAGGCAAATCTATTCGCTGAATTGATCGATAAAAATTCGGAATTCTTTGGTACAGACGTTGAAGTGCTTGAATCCGCTCTGGAAAGAGTAAAAAAGAACCTAGAGTGGGCAAAGCAGCGATTGAGCAATCTAAACAACTATCTGAggagaaaatga
- the LOC132785982 gene encoding uncharacterized protein LOC132785982, giving the protein MLWRALSCTRDYRAHYNNMVFNSKIVENKTVGVTQMYEENPDLITPILSMLAENITKWSNFLGDSWETLVMLNKMSESFTTVEQANLFAELIDKNSEFFGTDVEVLESALERVKKNLEWAKQRLSNLNNYLRRK; this is encoded by the exons ATGCTATGGCGTGCTTTAAGTTGTACGAGAGATTATCGTGCACATTACAATAACATGGTATTTAACAGCAAGATTGTTGAGAATAAGACCGTTGGCGTGACACAGATGTATGAGGAGAATCCCGATTTAATTACACCCATTTTATCCATGCTAGCAGAGAACATTACGAAGTGGAGCAATTT TTTGGGCGATTCATGGGAAACGTTAGTAATGTTGAATAAAATGTCTGAGTCCTTCACAACCGTGGAGCAGGCAAATCTATTCGCTGAATTGATCGATAAAAATTCGGAATTCTTTGGTACAGACGTTGAAGTGCTTGAATCCGCTCTGGAAAGAGTAAAAAAGAACCTAGAGTGGGCAAAGCAGCGATTGAGCAATCTAAACAACTATCTGAggagaaaatga